The following DNA comes from Dermacentor andersoni chromosome 2, qqDerAnde1_hic_scaffold, whole genome shotgun sequence.
TCCTAATGGCCCATGgccaaaagtaagaaaaaaaattgtttattgctGTAAACACCTCAAATAAGGTTATGGTACTTTATATTTTATAAAACTGAAGTCATCGAGTGTTCCTAAATTAGTACATTTTAGGTGGGTTTCACACTGCAATCAACGTTTTATGCCTGTTGCTTGTGGCATAAAACTTATGAAAGGTTTATTTCGTGTGTGACTCTGTCTACCATTCTACAGGAAGTGGCGTAgttctctttttgtttttatgcgTCGCTTTACACTTGTTCCTCATcttcttcttgtcctccttctccttcttcttcttctccttcttcttcttcttatctgAGCTATCCGAATTTTCGGTTGTCGATGCGGGTGCTTCACTTGCCGCTTCGTATGTTGGGCTTTCGCGCTTCGTTGTCACATCGGAAGGCTCCTCTGTCTTTATTGTTGTAATGTGTGGTTCAGGGTTTTCAGTTTCATGACCTGAACCTTGACTGATGCTGCAGCCTGTCCCTTCACCATCCACATTAACGCAGACACCGACAATCCCAGAGCCGTACTGTCAGAAAAAACATACAATTATACAACGCAAGTTTTTATGTCAGAGTGCGCTTAATTTGTAGCATTtagaaacgttctttttttttcaagcataaaactacgacagaaaaagaaatgggtggTTAACAATTGCCGCCGGCAGGTTTACGCTACTGGCGGTACAACACCTACCTGCTCGAGAGTAACAAAGGCAGAAAAAGTGTGCTCAGTGAAATGAGGACACTGAATGACAAAAGTGATTTAAGAAATTCGCACGCAGAAAATATGCAACTTCAGTACAGTCACTCGCTACAGAAGTTATTTTCGGTAGCTATAAAAATGTACGCTGTTTACCAACCAACACAAAATTGGCAGTTTCTCCTTGAGAGGCGAATTATTGAAATCGATAGCAATGTTTAGCGTGCCGATGTAGCACCTTTGACTATGTTCTAACTTGGTTCAAAGAATATGCGGGGACGTAATGCTAGGTCGACGCAGCATGCATGACAACTGCTTTATCTCAACAGTTCTGCCAAATTTGGCGCTCTCATTGTATCGTGCGCCCTATGCGTCATAACCCTTGAGGGGCAAGATCGTACCGTTCAGGAAGACAAATCAAGTCTCctttttgttattatttgttGCAATTAAACATGACGACAACGAAGCAGACAACACTAAAACCGCATCATATAAACTTTCATAGATATCATTGCCGAACACTCGTGTCAGGTATTTCAGTGCGCACCAGGTGCTAAGAAACATAGCACATTTTTGAACTGCGGCTTCTCCCTCGTGGTGTGTATTTTGAGCTCAAGGCCATGTACATTCAAAGTCGTTCACAGCCTCAAGAGAGATGAGGCGTGATGAAGAACGCCGCCAGCGACGCTGCAGGTGTAGGTGCGGCCCCTCGAAGCGCACAAGATGATACCGACAGAAAACCGCTGGCGTGTTTCAGCGCCCAATGAAGGGATTATTTAGATGTAGCTTTACTGGCCGTTCCACTGATATCCGCGTGgaagcgctcctgctcagcaataACGCTGTTGTGCAAGCACACGATGCTAAAGCAAGCAGGACTGGGCTGAACAGGACCGCTCTGGCTCCACTGCCAAGCCGATCGGGTTGAGCGTAACGGTGCTGTGTcgtttttttatgcgaagcatattacgagagctcaacccagctcttcaggcgcggcggtgtcgccttcaataccacgtgacaccgtgacgtcacgacagaggagaaacggggctccaactcgcgccgtcgctcgcggcgtcgcggtggtatataa
Coding sequences within:
- the LOC129387450 gene encoding uncharacterized protein codes for the protein MLLLALLAILLPQARGEYLQEGDCPGNSKIPNQTVKNCNYYCRNGSNWDNTYFAAGTKCHYGSGIVGVCVNVDGEGTGCSISQGSGHETENPEPHITTIKTEEPSDVTTKRESPTYEAASEAPASTTENSDSSDKKKKKEKKKKEKEDKKKMRNKCKATHKNKKRTTPLPVEW